Genomic DNA from Oreochromis aureus strain Israel breed Guangdong linkage group 13, ZZ_aureus, whole genome shotgun sequence:
gtgattggcctcatcagtgacaacgatgagaccgcctacagggaggaggtggatcgtctggctgagtggtgcgacacaaacaacctgctgcttaacactgagaagactaaggagctcatcgtggactacaggaggaatgctgacccacatccacccatccacattaaggggacggctgtggagcgtgtgagcagcttcaagttcctgggtgtccacatctccgaggatctcacctggacaaccaactgctccaagctggtcaagaaggctcaccagcgcctcttcttcttgaggactctgaggaagaaccacctgtcctcagacatcctggtgaacttctatcgctgcaccatcgagagcatcctgaccaactgtataacagtctggtacgggaactgctccgcctcggattggaaggcgttgcagagggtcgtgaaaactgcccagcgcatcaccagagcaccacttcctgccataaaggacatctacaggaagcggtgtctgaaaagggctgggaaaatcatcagagaccccagtcacccatcacatggactcttcaccctcctgccctctgggaggcgctacaggagcctccggactaagaccaccaggtaccagaacagcttcttccccacagctgtcagactcctgaactctgcctcctgacatctgacccacgttaaactcatggactgaacatacacacacccacaaccactagcactttatcactatcacaattatccacatatctcacttaacctaactgcactactgtatggttctgtgtaaataatcattctgtacatacgataatttttaatcctacaactgtttataacttgcatagttcacattctgtataactgtatatctcagatttctgtatagttttatttcatatttatatcctgttcatagcctgtacatacttatagttatagaatattcataacatacttcacaccgtgtacattataacataccataatagacccatttctgtaatatacttacacatctatattattgctaatatatattgtaatatatctatatcacggctaagcactttctggatggatgcaaactgcatttcgttgccctgtacctgttgtgagtacaagaaaataattattagaatgtaatgtgttaaatttgtttagatcacAGTAATGAGGAAGGATTGGTCTGTGTTTTAGTTTGGCTTAGCTGTAGGCttgagagtgtgtgtaattgtttagagggaaaggaatttattgacactgagggtctgctgtcataaaaggagacaggaagctacagttgggggttgctgatgcttgtacctttaataaaaactcataattgCCATAACTTAGAAATAGgcttgcaggagactctccaccttatctgtaaatgtaagacaacaagaggccaatggcccagtggatgcatagtgggggtctcagtgtttgtaatatgttaactctgttttctaTGTTGTGTAGAGGAATTTGGTTTAACCTGGGtgaggagattacttttatgacccccaggaagtcacgtatacagagacacacacaaacagtgctttgactgttatGCCGCACCCACACCTACatgcacattcactcacactgacatgcacattcactcacatgcacagacatatacacaggTACGCGTACACAGTcattcacgtgcactcacatagacatacgggtatgcgcacacacaggcactcacgtgctcgtgcacatagacacagacacagagtttgcagcacattgtggggggttttatgatggggtcgctcctataaagctgcctggaactaacaaagaggtgaagattgtttcagagggacaccggcctcgtcttcccttctagaagtgcatgcttaaatgaagatgaataaagatgaataaagattttgtaaaaataactactgagttccggtgccatCTCTGAAGGCCtgaggaataaaaagaaccggggtaaaactgatttcccaacactgtgcatgtgcaatgacaataaagttgaattctattctattctattctattctattctaagaaagctacacaacatggggtggttcatttacaaacacaagtctgaTTGGTTTACGTACTTATTATATatgctatacagtacataaaaatcaaaactcacgTTTCATGTgactgaaatgtttatttatctgGGCTAAAGAAAGTAAAGTTATAGGCTGTATTTATATGACAgatgtatacttactgcatatTTGAACCATATATAATGCATATTACAGGATGTAACACCTgcatatgtttaaaaaatggcTTTGATTTTGATGTAGAGTCTCATTGCCACACTGCAGCGTACCAGCACAACATTCCAGTTAGTTAGTCATCAGAACTGTAGTTTTCTGGTTCCTGTCTCCAGCAtgaacacttcctgttttggttttatttctttCGTGCCAAAGCCATGTATCCACCAAAATAGATAACACAACCGACCACACAAGCAAAGATTGATAtcaattacatttgttttagtACCGTTTTTCTACCAGACGCAATGAATGTATATGATGAATGAACACTCAAACATTACATCTACAGCTTCATGTTTAGAATCAGAGATACACAAATATGTTAAGCTGATTTTTAATAGGTTTGATTTGTACATCAGTAACAGTAATGTGCGCAACAAGACTGTACAATTAGCCGCAACTCGGCCAACTCAAAACATAGTTTTCTTGGCATACGTACATGAAATAATTCACAATCTACACTTTAAAATACATGAAGAATACAGTAAAGTTTTCTAGACTGAGACGCAGTCTCAGATGGAGCCACCAGATTATATCTTCGTGTGCTTTGTTGCCTTGTGTCTTCATAATACACACGTGAGATGCATTTCCAAAATGTCTTTACCAAATGATCGTGCCACGTGTTAGTTCAGGTCATCCAAAGAACAGAAACACTTGGAACAAGGAAAACACAAGTGCAGCCACAAGGCAACAAAACAAGTTTGTACAGAGAAGGAAGCAGGCAGAGTCTAACGTTAATCAGTTCCCACTGCTGCCATCTATTTGTGcaaaaaagtccaaaaaaacaGGTTCACTTCCCTCGTCTTTTTCAGGTGGAGGCAGAAGTCTCaggaagagtttcaaacatgaggagaaaacaaaaatcagctgGCATTTGGGACAAAGTGAGAAAAACCTGCAAGTTTTAGAAGTGACCTTTGAAATGCaattttgttttgggggggttgtcCTTCCTTCTTCCCCCCCACATGTACTTCTacacttttgtgtttttctctgtgtccaCTGAAGAACGACAAGTCCTAAGCTGGGGAAAAGCCCAGTATGAGCAAGCAGGGAGTCTATATTTGCAATACTGGAGGAGTGTTGACATGATCTGACAGGGACACCCCAGAAATCTTCAAatcacaaataaagaaaaacaactgatcATTGTTTTCATTTGGTTCATTTTGGACCTCAAAAACCGACTAAACCCTTCAGCTCTTCATCAGCAGATGAGGTTGGCCAAATGTTGTATCATGCGAAATGTGGTTGAAAATGTCGGTAAAAGCCAGCAAGTGACACCAGTTTACAATTATTGAGTTAAAGTACTTAATTCAAGGTtgtctcagttttcaaactgttAGCAAAGTGAAAGTAATGGAATATTGTGCAAGCCTGCCAAAGTTAGGCCTTGTGTGTCTCCAGTTCAGGTGAAATCAGACAGACTATACAATTAAACCCCCCCAAGGTAAAACACTGACCTGTACTGAAGTACATATTATGTGTAGTGAATATGCAGAATGTTTGAAGATCACATCAGGCTTCTCACGTTATTCAGAGAACAGATGCAAAACACCAGTTTGCCATCAAGGTCAGTTTTATAGTATTTTTATCCTCAGCACAGCTCATACAGTAATGCATCATATAACAGCCAAATACGGACATGAGGGGCTTCAAACGCACGACTGCTTTCATATTCAGCGCAGCATGGCTCCTGTGCTCACTGCTGCTTCTGTAAAGATCAGGGTGGAAAGACACACAGATGTACATATTCCCCCCAAAGAGCTGATACATGACAGTTTGGCCTTCTCCTCCTTTCAGCCGTCCTTTTAATGAAGATTCAAGAATTTATCAAAATAACCTCATCTGAGCAGCGgctcttgaaaaaaaaaaaagaaggaaagaaaagaaaaagcgagctactaaaaagaaataaatcactGACTATTTCATCGATTCATATTGCACTTAGCCAAACTTAGAAAGAAGCTATTGCAACTGATTTAGACCCCTGTGAAGATCACTGACTACTAACAACATGCAACTGCAGTTAGGCTGTTCCAGGAGTGTCACACTTCCTATTTTCAATTTGATATCCTTTAGTAGTTTATGTTCCCAAAATGGCAAGTACGAACATTTTCTTAACAAACAGGAAATGCATTAAATCACATGTGCAAGGTGACTTCTGTTAACAAGACTCCAAATATAAGGCTGCAAATATAAGCATCTTCATTTGAGAGTACAGTCATTTCAATGAAACCTTTAATAAACAACCTTTTTAGAGGCAAATGGCCAACCACTCACCTATACCCTTATTGATTTAAGTGGTTCAGAAGCCTTGCAAGGACTTGCCAACAAATCCTATGTGCAGAACCAGGACACTGATGAATGGAGcataagaaaaaacattgtGTAGCCAAAGCCTAATGTCTTCTATAGAGTTACATTATCATGCAGGTAGTGATAAATCATCAGCAAGTCACTCGGTCACCCTAGGTCACACTGTAGTCTGACTCAGTCCACTGCCTGAAATGGTACACTACACCGCCACATGTGGAGTAATCCACTGCTCAAAGTAGAAACTACAATGCAGACTAGCTGAGAATGGGacctttttaaaggtgaaactaTAAACTAGTGACGTGTTTACATAGTAATGTATTATGTAGGTGAGTCTTTAACAAAAGGAAAATCAGACATTAACAGTTCTATAACGACAAAACTAACTGTGTGCAAAGTCCTGGATGACATTCAGGGTTCAGTGTTTTGGTTGTGGACAGCAGAGAATTATTCCACACCGCAGCAGGTGGTGTCAGCGCTGTGTGTGAGACAGTATACAGGACGTGTGTTGGTGGAGTGGCTGATGACTCTGGGCACTGGGTTTAAGATGTGATCAGTCAGACCTTAAAAATCAAGAGAACTTGAGCTAAATGACACACTGAGTTTCTCATTTCTTGCTGCGCAGCCGTTTGGATTGTCGTGGAAGGTCTGAGCTTTTTCTGGTGCGTTTTAGCGAAGACCCTACCTCACCCTCTGTCTCCCTGGGTGAGGCCGCAGCCACGCCTGTCAAGACAGCAGCAGATGTGCTGGCAGCAGTGAAAGACACAGCAGAGCTGCTGGACGTGGAGGGGACAGTTGTGTTGGGCCTGGGTCCTCCGATAGCAGCAGCGCTACTCTCCATCAGTTCACGGAGCTTGTGTTCCAGCTCTGCGAGGCGGGCGTTCTGCTCAGCGATCACCTGGCTCTGTTCCTGCAGCTTCTGCTCCTGGTCCTgcagctgcttctgctgctccagctgcttGACCCGAATTTCCTGCATCTCCCTCCGCAGTACCGTCATCGATGCCCCGTTCACTttcacctgctgctgcacctTGGTCATCTCAGAGCGGGAAGGTGTGTTCTTAGCCAGCAAGGACATGGTGGTCAAAGAGGTAGATGGACCTGCCACTGAGGGCACAAGACACACATTTGAGTAAAGCGTGTTCCCGAGTTAGCACAGAGTTCAGCCCTTTCAGCATAGGTGACAGAGTGTGAAGCAGTGAGCGTACAGAGCAGTGCAAACGAAGAAGATTAAACAGGACGATGACTTTCTCGTCTCTCACATTTATTGACAACTCTGAGACAAATGGAAAGTCACAAACGCACAATCATTGTGGCTCAAATGTTGCATTTAAAACCTTGGACACGGTGTGCAATAGGGACGCGcaactattattatttttgtcacATTTCAATTACCTGGTGCAGAGCCAATGAGGCGACCAGACAGATCGGCTCCCGGCAGTTTCTTCTTCAGAATGGGGACGATCTTCTCATCGAAGTACTCCATGGCCATGGAGGAGATGTCCCTCAACTCCTGCAGAACCTCATGAGCTCGCTGAGGGGCTCGGGTAGAGTTCACGTAGCGCAACACGCGGTAAATCTCGTCTATAACCTGATGGCACACAACAGCACGTGATCAGGATAATACAAATAACAGAGAAATAATGAGTGAAACAGGCTTTTAAAAGCTTGGTGCGGCATTCAGGTGTGGGGGTGGGGAGCTGACCTGGTCAGAATTAAAAAAGGCTCTGGTGTGAGCCACTGCTCACAGTTAAAGCATAGTTTTTAAATGGTCACATGTTGAAGTGCAGTGCAGCAACAACAGCACCAACCTGATTAAAGTTTCAACATCAATAACCAAACAAatagttttcctttttaatcATGTTGgtactgttgttgttggtttagGGCATTTTCGTTGCACTGCAGTTCAACATGTGTGTTAAGGCCCCGGTCATATtctcagtgtgtgtatgtgtgttctgtGCCTTTAAGAGTCTCTGCAGGTCCTCCACCTGATTGGAGGAGCTGTATCGGGCCGGCTTTGACCTGGCAGCTGCTGACTGATCCCCACTATCAACTGGGCATTTCAAAAACCCCGTCTCCAGCAGTTGTTCCCCTGGTAGTaactggcagcagcagcagacctgtCTTCGGCCTCCAAACTCGCATTTCTCCACAGCTCATGCTAGCAACAGCAGCTTCCTGGGACTGCGAGGGATTTATATTAGTGGCTGCTGGAAATACTGTTGACAGTGCAGCTGCTAACAGGTCGGATCCATTGctggtttctttttctctctcagcttttcagctccacatttttcttttttgtttgtccgTCTAGATCAACCACTTCTTTCACACTAAACTCTGTTCTGTGGGGAGCacacaggaaaggagggggagaTGCTGGTTGTGTTGAGAGGTTTGActgtcagtgtcagtgtcaGCAATAGAAATGAACCTGTGGACTGCCATCAGTGCTTGTAGGGCTGGTTAGTCATGTGACAGCTGACTGTCTCAGCCCTGGTAGTTACTTGATCAAACCTTGTCCTACACCCTCCTGATGATGAGCCAACTGCAGACTGATTTCCACAAACCTTAACAGGACAACTCAATCAGACTGAACAAACTAATGAGGAAGGCTGAGTCTGTTGCTGGCATGAAGCTCGTCACCCTgcaggaggtgatcagggaCAGAATGCGGGCAAGGCTGCTGGTAATCATGGACAATGACTCCACCCCCTCCATAACACCCTGGACAGCAACAGGGTTCCTTCAACCTGGCTGTCTGAGGAACGTTACAGGAGCTCGTTCcttcctgctgctgtcagactctttAATTCATCCACGTGGGTCAGGTCCACACATGCGGAACAGAAATAATCACACCTCACTGCACCTCGTCACTTCTGTATACCACGATAAATACTTGCACACATACTTGTCcttttacatttatatgtatattCATATTTATACCTATATCgctatatttatctatttatctatAAGTATCTCTGTTTCGACACTCAttttatatgagtgcttgtgtccggcagcctcgcctctgtcagtgcgccccagggtggctgtggttacaatgtagctgccatcaccagtgtgtgaatgtgtgtgtgaatgggtggatgactggatatgtaaagcgctttggtgtccttagggactattaaaggcgctatataaatacaggccatttaccatttaccatttgatgTTTGTTGTATATTTATTGCTTATTTTCCTCTGGCATTCATGaagtttctctgattctgataaGACTACAAACTCAAGCCTGAAGCAGCCTGAGGTgtaaaagcacaaaggccaTATTCAACATCTGAATTTGACTAAAACTTGCTTTTATTGCTTTGGACTCATCTTGTTTACCATCCTGCATGTAGCGCCAGACCCAGGAACAAATTGTGGCATGTCACGGCAAACACCAAAGCATGGATTAGTTTCACTTTAATGAGCTTTTGAAATGAGAACTTTTCACTTCTGTCTTGAAAACTACTGATGCTGCAGAGTTGTTTGCCAGTAGCAGCTACACCAACCTTTCCAGGGATGAAGCAACACAGGTTGGAGTCCACATATTTCATGAAGGTCATGTTGAGTAGTGAAAGGCGGGTCTCCACAGCAGCCAGGATGTCAGCGTGACGGGCCAGGGAGTGgtttctcctctctgactcTCTCCTGGAAGACAATGGAAACATGAAGAGAAGAATATTTATTACTATGTATTATCATTTATATGATCACATCATTAAGAAAATTCAAAGCTTGGAGGGGAAAATTTAATCAAAAGATTTACTGTTCAAAGACTCATTTGATTTATGTTAGAAGAAAAAGGATGAGAAATAGAGCCTGTAACAGCCACAGGAGCTGATGCACTCACAGTCAGCACAGCACAAAGCCCGTGACGACGTCAAGAAACTATTGTAGGTTTGActaagaaacaacaacaaaccccAAAAGAACACAGTGACTGAAAGATGGAAGTTATGTTTCCAATTAGGCCTGATTATATATGTATTTGtaggagtttttctttttcagagggCAAAATATTGGGAGGACAATATTGAAGTGAATGACACAAACATAATTTACTGAGGTTTGGGGCACTGAATTTACTGCCCAAGAtttaaagctgaaaagttgtGGTTGTGAATACTAGACAAAGTGTTTAGGCAGAGAATAAAGTGCTTTCAGtgttttaagtgtgtgtgtgtttcacaggTATAAAGTGATTTTTGGTTGGGCAGATGATCCACTGAGGCGACACCCAAAAGAAgccaaaaaccaaaccaaaaaaggAGGATGACGAGGAGACAAGATTATagtaaaagtttaaattggacacacacacagacgcacacacgcacacacacaaaagatagATACATACATATTGTGGACACAATACAACATCCTCACATATGCTGTAAGAGTCTCATTCTTTGTGGCACTCCTTGTTCACACAAAACCCGAGCAGAGGGGATCAGAGACTCTGCCCTGCTTTTACTTTGTCTTGTAACTATTACAGCTGAAGCCACCAGGCCTGAGCGCTCAGCCCAACACCATGACCTTCACACAAAGGTCACATGGTCAGATAAATAGGGCTGGAATTAAAACGCTGGTGTCCTGGCAGCCACCAGTAGAAATGTGAAAATCCTtgatgattttcagaaaacttgacctctgaccttgaccttgaggtTAAGGTCAGCAGGATTTATCCAAATCCAaatccaatttatttatatagcacatttaaaaacaaaaggtttgcccaaagtgctgtacaaaaacacagtgtaagacacaagataaaaccactgacacttacataaaacataataaaacacataaactaTCAATGTCAACACAACATATACAAATATCAACTCACGCCAGTCTGAACGCTATCGAAAAAAGGTGTGTTTTCAAAAGcgttttaaaaacaggaaacgaagatgcctgtctaatatttaaaggcaGCGTATTCCAAAGTTTTGGGGCCATAACCGAAAAGGCTCGCTCTCCTCTGCATTTGAGCCTTGATTTTGGGACAATCAacagcagctggtcagctgatctgagggtcCGTGAAGGAATATAAGGCTGAAGTAACTCGGAAAGGTATGGGGGAGCAAGACCATTAAGGCATTTATAAACTAGTGTTAGGACTTTGAAATTAATTCGTTGatgaacaggaagccagtgaagagaaGACAGGATAGGTGTTACATGATCATGCTTGTGGGTACCAGTTAAGAGGcgggcagcagcattttgaacgaGCTGAAGATGAGCAAGAGACCCTTGGCTGACTCCAACATAAAGTGCATTGCAATAGTCAAGCCGTGTTGAAATAAAGGCATGTATTACCTTCTCCATGTCACGTCTTTAAACTCATCCAAGATTTTTAACCTATGGTTTGAAATTTGAAATACTATGTCGCCTCGTTCTTGAGTTgttgcattcacaaacttgggtgcCCACGCTGCCTGTTCATCTGGCTGGGTAATAGCAaaaccccatcagccttttacagctgacGGGTAATAAAAGAGGCTGTGAAAGTACAGACGGTGTAAAGCACGTATTTCTCTTCTTCGGGCAACTTATCTCAAAATAGTATCACATGATTGACAATTAGTGATGGGAACTGATAACAATTCCATTATCCATATCACTTACTGATTCTCACTGTCTTTGCTTTAAGAGTCGCCACCATTGCTAAGCAGCATGTTTGTGCAAATTAATTGCATGTTGTGTAGTCAAATGTGTGCACATCCTGGAGGTATTTCCCCTCTTTGTGTTGGGGTTGTTATTCAAACAGAGTAATGCATTACACATGTCAAACAGAACACTTTTCCTGAGTAATGCATTAAATTGCCCAAATACTCCTAgtagaaagtaatttgttacactgTCTCATAATTGCCATTTAACAGTATAAACCTgaggctacagtcccacacacaccagcacaaatccctaatgaggacacacaaaTGATCCTTCTCTTAAcatttaggtatgaacacaaagcagacagcacaaagagactttaaagcGATCCTCGTGgtgattctactttagaaaTATGAACCAGTATAAATGGAGACTGAAGCCTGACTGATTATCAAGCTTCTTCAGACGGGTTGGTATTCAGTCAGTTTtcacatcactctgggttcttggctagcttagaaTTAGCATGCTATCTGTGCATGTGCT
This window encodes:
- the fbxo28 gene encoding F-box only protein 28, which translates into the protein MAAVVERVDGCVGSLDSDVVSLRHTPPPSDQQHQNNPLLGLPIVAIETILNFLSYDEISLLRSVCKRMDMICQRVLNQGFLKVERYHSLCQRQVKAQLPRRESERRNHSLARHADILAAVETRLSLLNMTFMKYVDSNLCCFIPGKVIDEIYRVLRYVNSTRAPQRAHEVLQELRDISSMAMEYFDEKIVPILKKKLPGADLSGRLIGSAPVAGPSTSLTTMSLLAKNTPSRSEMTKVQQQVKVNGASMTVLRREMQEIRVKQLEQQKQLQDQEQKLQEQSQVIAEQNARLAELEHKLRELMESSAAAIGGPRPNTTVPSTSSSSAVSFTAASTSAAVLTGVAAASPRETEGEVGSSLKRTRKSSDLPRQSKRLRSKK